The window GATCACCAGTTCCTACCGGTCGTCGTTCGGGCTGCTCAGCAACCCGTCCCTGATCGGTAAGCAGTTGACCGTCACCGGGACGCTCACCGCGTACTTCTCGCACGCCGGCCTCAAGTCGCCGTCCGCGATGAGCCTCGGCGGCGGCTCGACCACCAGCCCCACCGCCACCGGCACCGCCTCACCGACGGCCTCCAGCACCACCGACACCTACTACGCGGCGGCACTCGGCAAAACCGGGTCCAGCCTCAAGTCGGCGCTGCACACCATCACGTCGACGGGCGTCACCAAGCTGTCGTACGACGGGGTCTGGACCGCCCTCAAGGTCACCGACCAGGATCCGTCCAACTCGTCGAACGTCAAACTGTTCTACTCCGGGATCAGCCGCTCCAAGACCCTCAACGGCGGCAGCTCCGGCAACTGGAACCGCGAACACGTCTGGCCGCAGTCCCACGGCGACTTCGGCACCAGTGCCGGACCCGGGACCGACCTGCACCACCTGCGGCCCGAAGACGTCACCATCAACGCGCTGCGGGGCAACCTCGACTTCGACAACGGCGGCAGCGCGGTCTCCGGCGCGTCCGGCAACTACTCCGACTCGGACTCGTGGGAGCCGCGGGCCGCGGTCAAGGGCGATGTGGCCCGGATGCTGTTCTACATGGCGGTCCGGTATTCGGGTGATGACGGGTTCGCCGACCTTGAAGTCAACAACGTCACCGGTAACGGCAGCGTCCCGTACACCGGCAAGCTCTCCACCCTGATCGCCTGGCACAACGCGGACCCGCCGGACAGCGCAGAGAAGGCCCGCAACCAGCTCATCTACTCGACGTACCAGCACAACCGGAACCCGTTCATCGACCACCCGGAGTGGGCCGCCTCGATCTTCGGCTGACCCGGCCCCCCAGCGCGGCCACCGCCACCCACGGCGGTGGCCGCGCCTTTCTCCGCGCCTTCCCGCCTTGCCCTCCGCCCTTTCCGCGGCGGTCCTTTCCCCCGTGGCGGCTTTCCTTTCTCCGCGCCTTCCCGCCCTGCCCTCCGCCCTTTCCGTGGCGGCCCCTTCCCCGCGGCGCTTTTCTCGCTGCCCCTTCCCGTTCGCGCCGTCCGCCCCGGGGCGCAGTTCTCCCCTCGCCCACCCGATTCCGAGAGCTGTCTGATCCCTTCGCTGACAGCCCTGACCCCTAGCGGGTGCTGCGGAAACTGGCCCGGTAACCGTGCGGGCTGGTGCCGACGACGCGCTTGAAACGGTCCCGGAAGGCGGTCGGTGATCCGAAACCGACCTGCCCGGCGATCGCCTCGACCGGCTGATCGGTGGCTTCGAGGAGGTGCTGTGCTCGGCGGACCCGGGCCCGGAGCAGCCATTGGAGCGGCGTGGTCCCGGTCTGTTCGCGGAAGCGCCGGTTCAGCGTCCGGATGCTCATCCCGGAACGTGCCGCCAGATCGTTCAAAGTGAGATCGACGCTGGTGTTGTCCTGCATCCATTGCAACAGCGGTTCGAGCCCGGCCCCACGCGGGGTCGGCGGCGCGGCCGGAATGATGAACTGCGCCTGCCCACCCTCGCGCTCCAGCGGCATCACCGACAGTCGAGCGGCATCGGCGGCCACCGCCGAACCGTGATCCCGCCTGATCAAATGCAGACATAGGTCCAGGCCTGCCGCTGCACCGGCGGACGTCAGGAACTGACCGTTGTCGACGTAGAGCACGTCCGGATCGACGTCGATCTCCGGGTGTCGCGCGGCGAGCTCGGCGGCGCCCAGCCAGTGGGTGGTGGCGCGCAGCCCGTCCAGAAGTCCGGTGGCGGCGAGGACGAACGCGCCGGCGCAGACGGAGGCGATCCGGACACCGCCGGCGGCGGCTTTCCGCAGATGATCGATAACCTCCTGCGGTACGGCCACCCGCACATCCGCACACCCCGGCAGGATGATCGTGTCCGCGTCGAGCAGCACGTCGAGTCCCCACGGCGCCCGCAGGGTGAACGCGCCGGCGTCGACTTCCGGAGTGGCCGCGCAGACCCGAACCTCATAGGGTGTGCTGCCGTCCCCGAGCCGAACCCGGCTGAACACCTCGATCGGCGTGGACAGATCAAACGGGATGACCCCGTCGAGGGCGAGCACGGCAACGAGATGGCACCGGTTCGGCATGGGGCGCACCCTACGCCGTCGTCTGGCCAGAATCCGTTGCAGGTGGGCAATCCTGCCAGTTCTCGCACCGCAGAAACGGGCATAGCGTCCCCGACGTGACGAAGCTCCTCCTCTCCCTGCACGTCCTGGCGGCCATCATCGCCATCGGCCCGGTGACCGTGGCAGCCAGCATGTTCCCCGCCGTCGCCCGCCAGGCCACCCGAACTCCCGGCCCCCGGACCGCCCCCGCGCCCGTCACCCGAGCCGAGTCTGCTCCGGGTACTCGTGCCGCCCCTGTTCCCGATACCCGAGCCGCGCTCGCGTCGGGCGACCGGACCGCCTTCGGGTCGGATGCGCGGGCCGCGTCTGCGTCCGGTGCTGGGGCCGAGTCTGGGTCGGATGCGCGGGTCGAGTCTGCGTCCGGCGCCCTACCCGAGGCCGGATCGGAGGCTGAGGGCGGCGAACGGCTGCGGCTGCTGCATCGGATCTGTCGTGTCTATGGCGTGGTCGGGGTGGCTGTGCCGGTCTTCGGGCTGGCCACCGCGAGCAGTCTCGGCGTTCTCGGCGACACCTGGCTGCTGACCTCGATCGCCCTCACCGTAGCCGCGGCGTTGATCCTGAGTCTGCTGATCGTTCCCGGTCAGCGGCGTGCACTTGTCGACGGTCGGGCGGGTCGGCTCGGGATGTACACCGGGATCTTCAACCTGTTGTGGGCGACCGTCACCGTCTTGATGATCGTGCGACCCGGCTCGACGACGGGAGCCTGACTGTGCGTCCGGCCGCATGGGTTGAGTTGATTTCCCTGTCAATACTGTTGATCAATATGTACACCGCACATATTGACGCGATCACATCAATGTGTGGACCGGTGCACGGGTGTGCGTACCTCATCGTCTTGATCTTGGCCTTGAATCGGACCACCCTGCCGGTGCGCACGCGGCTGCTCGGGTTGATACCCGGTGTCGGCGGTGTTCTCGTGCTTCGACAAACCAGCTGACCTGCCGAATCAGCTGCCTGCCGAATCAGCTGCCTGCCCGAATCAGCTGACCTGGATGATCACGGCGGTGGCGTTGTCGTCGCCGCCCCGGTCCAGCGTTTCGGCCAGTAACTCCACCACGGTGGTCCGCTCGGTCAGGGCGTCGGCCAGCCGGCGGTCGTGGATCTGGTCGGAGACTCCGTCCGTACACAATAGAAATCGGTCACCTGGACGCAGGCTGACGTTGAGCAGATCGGGCTCCGGCATGTCCGGATGGCCCGCGTAGCGGGTCAGACGATGCCGATCGCGGTGGGCCTCCCGCGAGTTCGGCGGATACCAGCCATTGAGTATGCCCAGCCAGGCCGCCGTGTGGTCGGACGTCAACAGTTCGAAGACACCGTCCCGCAGCCGGTAGGCCCGCGAATCGCCGAGCTGCACCAGCCACGCCGAACCGTCGATGTCACCGACAAAAGCGGTCAGCGTGCACCCGGTCAACTCGGCGATGCCGCGGCCCGCCGCCCGAACCGCCCGCTGCACCTCGGCCACCGCGGCCCGCAACACCGCCGGTCCGATTGAGCCCGCCGGTCCGGTTGACCCCGGCGGGCCGGTCCGATCCACCGGTCCCGTTGAGTCCGGCGGTCCGATCCGACCTGTCGGCCCGTTCCGATCCGGCGGTCCGGCCCGACCTGTCGGCCCGTTCCGATCCGGCGGTCCGGTCCGACCTGTCGGCCCGTTCCGATCCGGCGGTCCGGTCCGACCTGCCGGGCCGGGCCGGTCCGCCGGTTGGCCGCCGCCTGCCGATCGAGCGTCGGACGCCGTCTCGCGGACGAAGACCTCCACCGCCGTGCGTCCCGCGGCCGTGCTTCCCGGACCGTCGCCCATCCCGTCCGCGACCACCGCGAGCGGACGCCCCTGGTCCAGGTGCAGCACGTCGAAGTTGGCCGGATAGCGGTTACCGACGACGGTTGCCGCCGTCGCGCTGAGCAGTCGTTGCCCGAGAACCCAGTCCGATGCCGTGACCTCCATGACCGAAGGTTAGATCGCCGGCCGATGTGCGGTAGGTTGCCAACCCGTGGCAGATCCACTGCGCCCCACCGATCCCCGGTCGATAGGCCGTTATCGGACACTGCGCCGGCTCGGTGCGGGCGGGATGGGATCCGTGTACCTGGCCGAGGACCCGGCCGGGCGGCTCGTCGCGGTCAAGGTCATCCGCCCGGAGTACGCGCACGAGCCCGAATATCGCGCCCGGTTCCGCAGTGAGGTCAACCGGGCCCGCGAGGTGCCGCCGTTCTGCACAGCCGAGGTGCTCGACGCCGACCCGGATCACGAGACGCCGTACCTGGTCGTCGAATATGTCGACGGCCCGAGCCTGGACGAGGTCGTCGCCGACCAGGGGCCGCTTGCCGGTGGCAGCCTGCACGGTGTGGCCGTCGGGGTGGCGGCCGCGCTGGCCGCCATCCATGGCGCCGGTGTCGTCCACCGCGACCTGAAACCGCGCAACGTGCTGTTCGCACTGGGCACGCCGAAGGTGATCGATTTCGGTATCGCCCGGCCGCTCGACCCGACGAGTTTCCACACCCGCGCGGATCAGGTGGTCGGAACGCTCGCCTACATGGCCCCGGAACGTCTCGACGTGGAGACCGACCGGCTGCCCACCCCCGCCGTCGACGTGTTCGCCTGGGGCGCGGTCGTCACGTTCGCCGGCACCGGCCGTACCCCGTTCGGCGGCGACAGCCCGGCGGTGACCGCCGCCCGCATCCTCACCCAGCCGCCACGGGTCGGTGACCTGCCGCCTTATCTGGCCGAACTCGTCGCCGCCGCGCTGGAGAAGGAGCCGGAGAACCGGCCCACCGCCCCGGAACTCCTCGACCGCCTGCTCGTCACCGGAGCACCGAGCGCGCCACCGCTGCCGGTCGAGTTGCAGCGGTCCGCCGAGGCCGCCCAGCAGTCCGGCCGGTTCGACACCGGTCCCCGCAAACGCCCGGCCCGCCGCCGGTTGGCGGTGTTCGCGGCCGCCGCGGCGGTCGTCTCGGTGGCCGTGGCCGGTGGGATCTCCCTACGGCCGACGTCCTCCGAACCGGCACCACCGGCCGCGCCCACGGCGGTCACCGGCCCGGCGGTGTTCGACGCGTTGCAGACCGACAGTCTCTTCACCACCGCGAAGACCCAGGACGGGCGCTGCGCCTACGCCGGCGGATTGCGGGTGACGGCGACCTCCGACAACGCCATGATGTGTGGCGAGTATCAGCGGATCGTCTTCCCGCCCAGCCAGAACGTCAGCGTGCGGGCCGTGCTCGGCGACGGGAAGTCCTGTGCCGTGGTCGGTTTCCGGGCCGAGGGCGAGGAGTTCTTCCCGGACGCCTACCAGGTCGCCGTATGCCCGACCCGGGTGAGCCTGGCCGCGAGTTTCGACGGTGACGAGTCACCGATCGCCGGTCTGCCCCGGGCCACGAGCAGCGGGACCGAACACCTCATCCAGGTCGTCGTCGGCGAACGGGAAGCCACCGTCAGCATCGACGGCGAGGCCGTCCTGACCGGGCCGCTCGATGAGCCTTCGCTGGTCAGTGGCCGGGTGCTGCTCGGCGCGTCCGGCGGCACGGTCACCTACACCGACGCGCAGTTGCGCTCCGGCACCGATCCGGCGACACCTCGTACACCCGAATTCCTCACCGGCGACGCCGAACTGGTCGCCGCCATGCACATGGTCTACGACAAGGGCCGGGTCGCGATCGCCGAACCGGCCGAATATCCGACGGGCGCCGAATACTGCCGGCGGGTCGCGCTGAACTCTCCCAAATGCGACAGCAAGTACGTCCCGGTGGGCAGCGGCCTCCAGGTCAGCCTGCCGATCGCCGCCCGGCCGAAATACCTCGACTTCCGGCCGAACCAGCGCAAATGCACCGACCCGGCGACACTGGCCGGGACCTGCCAGGTGAGTTTCAGCGACTTCTCCACCGTCTACGACGAGCCGTCACCGTTTCCGGCCCTGGTCACCATCCGCGGTGGCAAGGTCACGGCGGTCGCCCGGATCAACCTCCACTGACCCTGATTTCGCAGGTCAGCGGTGCTCCCGCCGAAAGTGTCATACCCCGGCGATAGCGTTCGCGCATCAGGTTCGGGCAGTGAGGGGAGGCCGGATGTACCGGCAGGGTGACGTGCTGATCATTCCGGTCGCGGAGACCGAGGTGCCGGCGAGTGCGCCGGTTCCCCGCGACCGCCGGGGCCGGATGGTGCTGGCCCGGGGCGAGGCGACCGGGCACGCCCACGTCGTCGGCGGGCCGGGGTTGCAACTGGTCGCCGACCTCGACGATCCGGATGCCATGTTCATCGAGGTGCCGTCGCACGGCCGGGTGACCCACGAGGAGCACGGGCCGATCTCGCTGCCCGCCGGCCACTACCGGGTGGTGCGTCAGCGGGAGTACATCCCGGGCGCTTTCCGCCCGGTCGCGGACTGACCTGGCGTTCTGACGAATCGTTCGGTTCCTGGTCCGGCCGCCGTGTGCGGTCGCTGGTTGTGGTTGCCGACTTCAGCCGTGGGCCTCGGCCGCTGTTTTCGGCCGCCAGCTTGGTCGGTTGGTCTCGGACGGCTTGGTCGGTTTCGGTCGCCGGCGTGGTCGGTTGGTTTCGGTCGTTGGTTCGGTCGCTGTTTCGGTTGTCGGCGTGGTCGGTTGGTTTCGGTCATAGGTTCGGTTACTGGTTACGGCCGCGGGTTTCGGTTGCGGTTGAAAGGAGCGGGAAATGAAGCTGAGCCACGCCCAGGAGGCGATGGCTGCCGCCATCGAGGACCAATGGTTGGCCGCCGCGGTCCAGACCGGCGATGCGGCACGTGCGGCTGCCGAAGAGGGGGTACGGGACTCGTATCGCCTGGCCGGACTTGAGGTTCCCGACCGGATCTACTGGTTCGGGTCACCGCGCGCCGGGGCGGTGGCGATGGCGTTGCTCTCCGGCCGCCTGCCGATTCCCGCAGCGACCCGGCCAACGGTGTCCTCTCCGGACGTCGAGGCGTTCCCTTCGCCGCCGACCGCCGTCGCCGAAGCATCTCCCGCAGCGGCGCGTCCCGCGTCGGCGGCTACTGATGGTGGAGCGCCTCCCGGTGTGGCGTCTGGCGAGTCGGCGGCGGGTGGAGCGCCTCCCGCCGCGGCGTCGTCCGAACGGGTGGCCGCTGGTGTCGGGGTGGGCTCCGGATCGTCGGCGGCCGAGGCCGGAGTTCCCGAGTGGGTCGCTGAGGTCTGTGCTGAGCTGCGGCTTCAGGGCTGGACACCGGGGGAGACCGCCGGCCCGTCGCTGCGGCGGCGAGTGCGGACCGAGCCGTGGGCGGCCGCGCGCAAGGCCGCCGTGGAAGCGCTCGGTAACGACGGGTGGGCGCAGCTCAGTGCGGCAGCCGGCCGCCGTTCGTGGGGCCTGGTGATGGATCTGATCGCCGGGCGGCTTCGGTTGCGCCTCGGCGAGGATCTGGCGGCGGCTTTCCCGGGTGACGACAGCCGTGCCGCGCGGATGCCGGTGCTCGACGCGATCTACGGTCAGTACGACGGCCCCTGGCTGTCCACCTTCGAGGCGGCCGATCGGCTGTGCCCGGAGGCTGGGCTGATGACCGGCCTGGCGGGTCTGGCCGAGGTGGCCCGGCATGCCGGCTGGTGGTGGGCGAATGAGAAGGTCGCCGTCCTGACCGAGCGCCCGTCGGCGCTGACCCGCGACAATGTCGGCCGGCTGCACCGGGGTGAGGGCGCGGCACTGGAGTTCCCGGACGGCTATGGCCTCTGGGCCTGGCGCGGCATGCCGATCCCACCCGAACTGGCCTCCGAGTTGCCGACCCTGACCGTCACCCGGATCCGCCACGAGAACAACGCCGAGATCCGGCGGGTGATGCTGGAGCACTACGGCTATGACCGCTACCTCCGCGACGCCGGTGCCCGGAAGATGGGTTCCGACGAGACGGGCACGTTGTGGTATCTCGATCTCCCCGGCGACGAGCCCCTGGTCATGGTCGAGGTCGTCAATTCCACCCCGGAGCCGGACGGCACGAGCCGTATCTACTGGCTGCGAGTCCCGCCTCGCACCAGAAGCGCCCGGGAGGGTGTCGCCTGGACATTCGGCCTGACCGCCGAGGAGTACCAGCCGATGATCCAGACCTGACCGCCCTCGGCCCCGACCGGTCATCCGGTCGGGGTCAGGGCCAGACTGCGGGGATGCGTTCGAGGAGCCCGTCGGTGTAGACGTCCCGCAGGCCCAGCGGCTTCAGGTGGACATAGCCGATGTGGCAGTCGCAGAGGGCGTTCGTACAGGAGCGGGGCTGGAGTGCCGCCCGCCACGTGCCGTCGTACAGATTGCCGATCGGTGTCTTGATGAAGTGGCATCGACGGACCGTGCCGTCACCGAGGACCGAGATCGCGGTCTCACCGGCGTGACACGGCAGGCCGAGCGACGGATGTGGTCGCACACTGTCGCCGAACCGTGGATCCAGGGCGGTCCACAGCCGTTCCTCCTCGGATGTGTACACGTGCC of the Actinoplanes sichuanensis genome contains:
- a CDS encoding GlxA family transcriptional regulator codes for the protein MPNRCHLVAVLALDGVIPFDLSTPIEVFSRVRLGDGSTPYEVRVCAATPEVDAGAFTLRAPWGLDVLLDADTIILPGCADVRVAVPQEVIDHLRKAAAGGVRIASVCAGAFVLAATGLLDGLRATTHWLGAAELAARHPEIDVDPDVLYVDNGQFLTSAGAAAGLDLCLHLIRRDHGSAVAADAARLSVMPLEREGGQAQFIIPAAPPTPRGAGLEPLLQWMQDNTSVDLTLNDLAARSGMSIRTLNRRFREQTGTTPLQWLLRARVRRAQHLLEATDQPVEAIAGQVGFGSPTAFRDRFKRVVGTSPHGYRASFRSTR
- a CDS encoding endonuclease, yielding MPGPTTRHRRIVALLVPVLSGLLVATVSVFGFSQPAAAASLTVAQAISSQTGGSGTVTGYIVGEPTATDTVRFSGFTGDTALAIADSASTTSTGSMLYVQITSSYRSSFGLLSNPSLIGKQLTVTGTLTAYFSHAGLKSPSAMSLGGGSTTSPTATGTASPTASSTTDTYYAAALGKTGSSLKSALHTITSTGVTKLSYDGVWTALKVTDQDPSNSSNVKLFYSGISRSKTLNGGSSGNWNREHVWPQSHGDFGTSAGPGTDLHHLRPEDVTINALRGNLDFDNGGSAVSGASGNYSDSDSWEPRAAVKGDVARMLFYMAVRYSGDDGFADLEVNNVTGNGSVPYTGKLSTLIAWHNADPPDSAEKARNQLIYSTYQHNRNPFIDHPEWAASIFG
- a CDS encoding serine/threonine protein kinase; translated protein: MADPLRPTDPRSIGRYRTLRRLGAGGMGSVYLAEDPAGRLVAVKVIRPEYAHEPEYRARFRSEVNRAREVPPFCTAEVLDADPDHETPYLVVEYVDGPSLDEVVADQGPLAGGSLHGVAVGVAAALAAIHGAGVVHRDLKPRNVLFALGTPKVIDFGIARPLDPTSFHTRADQVVGTLAYMAPERLDVETDRLPTPAVDVFAWGAVVTFAGTGRTPFGGDSPAVTAARILTQPPRVGDLPPYLAELVAAALEKEPENRPTAPELLDRLLVTGAPSAPPLPVELQRSAEAAQQSGRFDTGPRKRPARRRLAVFAAAAAVVSVAVAGGISLRPTSSEPAPPAAPTAVTGPAVFDALQTDSLFTTAKTQDGRCAYAGGLRVTATSDNAMMCGEYQRIVFPPSQNVSVRAVLGDGKSCAVVGFRAEGEEFFPDAYQVAVCPTRVSLAASFDGDESPIAGLPRATSSGTEHLIQVVVGEREATVSIDGEAVLTGPLDEPSLVSGRVLLGASGGTVTYTDAQLRSGTDPATPRTPEFLTGDAELVAAMHMVYDKGRVAIAEPAEYPTGAEYCRRVALNSPKCDSKYVPVGSGLQVSLPIAARPKYLDFRPNQRKCTDPATLAGTCQVSFSDFSTVYDEPSPFPALVTIRGGKVTAVARINLH
- a CDS encoding DUF6745 domain-containing protein, whose translation is MKLSHAQEAMAAAIEDQWLAAAVQTGDAARAAAEEGVRDSYRLAGLEVPDRIYWFGSPRAGAVAMALLSGRLPIPAATRPTVSSPDVEAFPSPPTAVAEASPAAARPASAATDGGAPPGVASGESAAGGAPPAAASSERVAAGVGVGSGSSAAEAGVPEWVAEVCAELRLQGWTPGETAGPSLRRRVRTEPWAAARKAAVEALGNDGWAQLSAAAGRRSWGLVMDLIAGRLRLRLGEDLAAAFPGDDSRAARMPVLDAIYGQYDGPWLSTFEAADRLCPEAGLMTGLAGLAEVARHAGWWWANEKVAVLTERPSALTRDNVGRLHRGEGAALEFPDGYGLWAWRGMPIPPELASELPTLTVTRIRHENNAEIRRVMLEHYGYDRYLRDAGARKMGSDETGTLWYLDLPGDEPLVMVEVVNSTPEPDGTSRIYWLRVPPRTRSAREGVAWTFGLTAEEYQPMIQT
- a CDS encoding PP2C family protein-serine/threonine phosphatase, coding for MLRAAVAEVQRAVRAAGRGIAELTGCTLTAFVGDIDGSAWLVQLGDSRAYRLRDGVFELLTSDHTAAWLGILNGWYPPNSREAHRDRHRLTRYAGHPDMPEPDLLNVSLRPGDRFLLCTDGVSDQIHDRRLADALTERTTVVELLAETLDRGGDDNATAVIIQVS
- a CDS encoding DUF3817 domain-containing protein — its product is MRPAAWVELISLSILLINMYTAHIDAITSMCGPVHGCAYLIVLILALNRTTLPVRTRLLGLIPGVGGVLVLRQTS